The DNA window ACGACAGGCTCGGGGCCCCGAATCGAAGAGCAACGCGCGTGATTCCACGACGTCACCTCTCAAAACCATGAAGAGACTGTTGACGTTAAGGACCAAACGTGACGAGGACAAGGCGATCggaaagtcgctggtgaagtaGCTGGATGCAACGGGGACACAGCGGGGCGAAAAAGTTATTGTCTTTCCCCACCCGAGTGACTAAAAGAgacaacaaagaaacaaacgtCAATGTTCAAACTATGCTCTCTTTGTACTGACACACCAAGGTAGGAACCATCAATTCCCGTGTCGCTGCACATAAAAATATAGAACCATGGAATCGGAAGGATCTACGGGACTGGCGAAGTCTGCCGCTGTAAAACTGtctgagatgggagaaagaaCTAAACAATTAGGTACCGCTATGCAAGACCCAAACCGACAGAGACGGATTATtttagtgattgtgtgtgtggcgctttTGTTAGACAATATGCTCTATATGGTTATTGTGCCAATCATTCCAGAATACTTGGCGGAACTGGAAAGTGAGCAGGAACATGCTTATAAAGCTTCTCATGTGAATTCATCtacatacaaaagcaacaaagacAATTTAGATGTCCAAATTGGAGTTTTGTTTGCATCCAAGGCTATCATTCAGCTGCTTGTCAACCCTTTTACCGGAACTTTCATAGATCGGGTGGGATACGACATTCCACTTTTAATCGGACTCACTATCATGTTCCTCTCCACCTGCGTATTTGCGTTTGCCGAAAACTACGGGACCCTGTTCTTTGCGCGCAGTCTACAGGGACTCGGCTCGGCTTTTGCCGACACCTCTGGAATCGCAATGATTGCGGACAAGTACACTGAGGAAGCGGAGCGAAGTCGCGCTTTGGGCATCGCCCTGGCGTTCATCTCGTTCGGGAGTCTGGTTGCACCTCCCTTCGGCGGCGTCCTGTACCAGTTTGCCGGTAAACGAGTGCCCTTCATAGTGCTCGCTTGTGTCTGCCTGGCCGACGGCTTCCTGCTTTTAACTGTGATAAAGCCTTTCACGAACAGGACTCGAGAGAATATGCCCGTGGGCACCCCGATCTACCGACTGATGATTGACCCGTACATAGTCGTGGTGGCGGGCGCCCTGACCGTGTGCAACATCCCCCT is part of the Sardina pilchardus chromosome 22, fSarPil1.1, whole genome shotgun sequence genome and encodes:
- the LOC134070184 gene encoding probable vesicular acetylcholine transporter-A — translated: MESEGSTGLAKSAAVKLSEMGERTKQLGTAMQDPNRQRRIILVIVCVALLLDNMLYMVIVPIIPEYLAELESEQEHAYKASHVNSSTYKSNKDNLDVQIGVLFASKAIIQLLVNPFTGTFIDRVGYDIPLLIGLTIMFLSTCVFAFAENYGTLFFARSLQGLGSAFADTSGIAMIADKYTEEAERSRALGIALAFISFGSLVAPPFGGVLYQFAGKRVPFIVLACVCLADGFLLLTVIKPFTNRTRENMPVGTPIYRLMIDPYIVVVAGALTVCNIPLAFLEPTIANWMTTTMHASESEVGMTWLPAFFPHVLGVYITVKLAAKYPNLQWFYGALGMVIIGASSCVVPACKTFGQLMLPLCGICFGIALVDTALLPTLAFLVDVRHVSVYGSVYAIADISYSVAYAMGPIVAGQIVHNMGFVQLNLGMGLVNVLYAPTLLFLRHVCQMKPSYSERNVLLEEGPQGLYDTIKMEERKSKKKGLSSAGNCVPIDENGLDAFREHGSYSEESSGPEYS